From the Gammaproteobacteria bacterium genome, the window GACCGGTGGTGGCCAGCACCACCACCAGGGCGGCGGCGGTGAGACCGAAATAGCGGTGCCACAGAAAGACGGAACGCAGGCGGATGCCGTGGTGTTTCCGGCGCCGGTTCATGGCAGCTCGCCGGCAAAATACAGGGCCAGGGCAGCCAGGCGGGTCAGCGCCCGCACCGAGAGGGTGGCCCCAGAGACGCCGTCAATGGAACGGTCCAGGCGGGTGCCGTTCAGGCGGGCGCCCTTGAACTGATCGGTGAAAAAAGGATGGCGCACTTCGTCGCCCCGGCTCTCCCGGTAGATCAGTACGCTCAGGCGCAGGAGCCGGCCGTTTTCCACCACCAGCCCCACGGTGATGGGCTGCTCCTTGCCGGTCTCTTCCAGGATCCAGGCCGAGCGGCCGTTCCGCGGCCAGTAGCGCACCCGCAACGCGCCCAGCTTGTGGCCCAGGATTTCGCGCACCATGGGGCGCCGCTTTTTGGTGATCCACAGAACCTTGGGTTTGGGCGGCCGGCCGTCGAAGACCTGATCCAGGAA encodes:
- a CDS encoding FMN-binding protein, giving the protein MVREILGHKLGALRVRYWPRNGRSAWILEETGKEQPITVGLVVENGRLLRLSVLIYRESRGDEVRHPFFTDQFKGARLNGTRLDRSIDGVSGATLSVRALTRLAALALYFAGELP